TGCCACGAATTTTCGGGGGCAGACTCCGAGTCTTTGAATACTTCGAACTTGGCACCCAGAGAAGACGCAGGTCCTTTCTGCTTAAGGACTTCACCAGCCCACGGCCTTGCAGCAATCACGTTTTCCTTGAGTCTTAGCATAGGCGGTTTATTCGGAGCTTTCTCGGGTTGACCAAATACCGACTCCTTGATACTCACTGGGTCTGAGTCCCTGTGCACTGTAAACTTTGGCCGTTTTGAAGAACTGCTGCTGTTATCACTGGAGCTGCTATGTGGAGCACCACCTCTCTTAATCGAGAGAACGCTTCTCATGTTGCTGGCCCGACTGAGGCTCAAATTCTGCGTGCGCCGTTGGAAATAGCCAAGGCTTCGCTGCAAACGAGCCAACGGCCTGGCCTCCCGTTCTATGCCTATACCGTAAACCTCCATGGCGTCACTCAAGGCGCCCTTCACCTCAAGGTACTTTGCAAACTCCTCATAGTAAAGCGCCAACTCACAGCCAATTCCCTTTTTCGCCAAGTACACAAAGATCTCTCGAGGCAGATCAGAATACTGCGAGTACTCTAGCCACACTTTTAAGTAGCGGGGGTCGTTCTTGTAGTAAGGTGTATCTCTGAAGCATGAAGTGCATCTCTCTAGAAGCGCCAAAAGGCCGCTTTCCGTGTTTCCACCCTGGGGAAACGTATCATGTGTCCAGCTGATGTAGTCTAGATAAGCTTGGAGTGGATCGTCAAGTTCCTCGTGTGCTAAGATCAGCTCGAActcgttcttct
This DNA window, taken from Candidozyma auris chromosome 7, complete sequence, encodes the following:
- the BUB1 gene encoding protein kinase → MDFRVLEQQKENIQPKPSGRPASKLALALKEHPPKASIVEKKNEFESILAHEELDDPLQAYLDYISWTHDTFPQGGNTESGLLALLERCTSCFRDTPYYKNDPRYLKVWLEYSQYSDSPREIFVYLAKKGIGCELALYYEEFAKYLEVKGALSDAMEVYGIGIEREARPLARLQRSLGYFQRRTQNLSLSRASNMRSVLSIKRGGAPHSSSSDNSSSSSKRPKFTVHRDSDPVSIKESVFGQPEKAPNKPPMLRLKENVIAARPWAGEVLKQKGPASSSGAKFEVFKDSESAPENSWHVCTATDGSKYTILQQPNKPTENLMVNMNLLYPSHGEQYSPTEVLCQVKNFQRASEMKPVKHKEMSKSKEIDTGNCTMTIPLNVDDSTNHSIRPKSPTLTQFSRMTAKEVLNMFNDASKYQSDEDTTKFEDHTTTNLDGFVTETFHPRHHISHQPPQGSGNHISNQQNERESRTPPTAFGSEKSSPFMDQPW